In Triticum aestivum cultivar Chinese Spring chromosome 5B, IWGSC CS RefSeq v2.1, whole genome shotgun sequence, the following proteins share a genomic window:
- the LOC123110062 gene encoding uncharacterized protein, translating to MAAKPVRPSHEAGLYSTSAMDSRAPHRLSGASLPGAVPAQELRVEAASSLLLPSGASHVNVRSPWMKTTGPCLTASPRASPLPPLDPSSDFLNPSGTSPLPPPPHRVRVQGFEGEVYGAIFMWSIRNLFFSNDFSNGEGVHIKFYDFWLRWSSKKYISLTGLIVLHDDESRI from the exons ATGGCCGCCAAGCCCGTCCGGCCCAGCCATGAAGCCGGTCTCTACTCCACATCAGCCATGGATTCCCGCGCCCCGCATCGCctgtctggtgcctcgcttcccggcGCTGTCCCTGCCCAAGAGCTCCGTGTGGAAGCagcttcctccctcctcctccccagcGGCGCCTCGCACGTCAACGTGCGGTCCCCATGGATGAAGACCACCGGCCCATGCTTGACGGCGTCGCCAAGAGCAAGCCCGCTCCCGCCCCTGGATCCCTCCTCCGACTTCCTCAATCCTTCCGGAACAtctcccttgccgccgccgcctcatcg AGTAAGAGTTCAAGGTTTTGAAGGTGAAGTGTATGGTGCCATTTTCATGTGGAGCATTAGAAACTTGTTTTTCAGCAATGATTTTTCCAATGGAGAAG GTGTACACATCAAGTTCTATGATTTCTGGCTCCGCTGGTCCTCTAAGAAATATATCAGTTTGACAGGACTAATTGTATTACATGATGATGAGTCAAGGATTTGA